From Fusobacterium varium:
ATCCGCCTCTATAAATGTATTATCCATAGTTACCAGTAATATTTTATAAGGCTTTCCATTTATTAAGCAATAACTTTTTTCATTTGCTTTAAAAAAGCCTTCTCCATATCCAATTTTTATCTTTGCTGCATAAGTAAAATTTTTTTCACATAAAGTCGTTTTTAAATTATAGGCCAGATACCTTGATTTACTTACATCTCTCACTCCTGCTATTTTTCCTTCTAATCTGAATATCTGTTTTAAGCCTTCATGAAAAAAACCTTCTTCCTGCAAACCGTAAATATATATTCCAGGTCTAAGATGTGTCATTATCTCACAGTTTCCAAATAGTAATATCCCTACACTATTTTGCATATGAATCATTTGAAATCTGTCTTTACCTAAATATTTTACTATTTCTGTAAATTTTTCAATAAGTTCCACACCTTCTTCGTATTCTACAGCATAAAGATGAGAATATATACCTTTAAAAAATAATTTCTTTTCTTCTATATATTTCTTTAAATTTTCTATATCCTCTTGAACTATTCCATTTCTTCCAAAACCAAAATCTATTTTTAATTGTATATTATCTGGAGAAATTCCATTTTCTATAAGCTCTTTTAATTCTGCAAAAGTATTAGCCGATACTTCTATAGACCTATTATTTTTTATAATATCCAAAAATTCTATCCCAATACTTTCAAATACAAGTATTCTGCTTTCTGTAATTTTTTTATTTTCCAATATTTTTTCAGCTTCATTTAAACGAGCTACAGCAAATTCTCTATATCCATTATTATAAAGTATTTCTGATACCATTCCTATATCATGACCATAAGCATTAGCCTTTAATACTGGAAGTATTTTCTTTTCATATTTATTTTCTAAATGTTTTATATTATGAATGAGATTTCCTTCTGAAATCAGCATTTTTATAGAATTGGCTGCCATTTTAAATACCATGCTTTGCTTTTAGTTTGTCAATAGTTCCATCTGTCATCATCTCTTTTAATACTTTATCAAACTTATCTTTTAACTCTACATCTTCTATATTAAATGCCATAGCTTTATTTTCCCCTTCTACTGTTACTACAGTTTTTAAATCTGGATTACTTTCAAGATATTTTTTAGCTACAGTTGCATCTAACAGCATAGAATCTATTTTTCCAGCTTTTAAAGCAAACAGAGCTGCTGTATGCCCAGAAAATGGCACTATCACTGCTCCAGGAACTTTTTTTACTATATCTTCTTCTGTAGTCCCCAATTCTATACCAAATCTCTTATTTTCTAAGTCTTCCAAAGACACCATTGGACTAGTTTTCAAAGCTATATAACACATAGCTGGTGAAATATATGGAGTAGAAAAATTAATAAATTTTTTTCTTTCTTCACTGACACTCATACCTGCTATTACAATATCTACTTTTCTTGTTTGCAGTGCTGAAATCAAACCATCAAAATTCATATTCATCCATTTATATTGAAATCCCATTCTTTTAGAAAATTCCTCTATAATATCTGGATCTAAACCAACTATTTTATCATTTTCCAGATATTCAAATGGTGGGTACTCTGCATTTGTTCCAATCACATAAACTTTTCCTGTAGTTTTTGTCTCTTTTTCTTTTCCACACCCCACAAATATCATAATCATTAATACTGTTAGTAAAGCTAAAACCTTTTTCACAAATCTTCCTCCTTAATTTTTTCTATAAAAAAAACACCAGTCCAAAAAAGACTGATGTTGATTACAAATAAAGACATCTTAATCTATAAATATTTAGATACAAAATGCTAATTAATCCACAAACTTTCTTTAAGGAACATGTAATTACTATTTACTTTTAATCTGTTCCTTAATCTCCTTAGCATTTTGCCACCATCCTATAAAATAATTTTCTCAATTATATTCCTATATCCTATTAAAGTCAATAATTTTTTGAAAATTTTTTTTTGTTTTTTTATACTTTAAATGATTTTTCACTTTTTTAGATTAGAATCATTTACTCAATATTTTTATTCCTTTACTTTCCAGTTTAAATTTTGATTTTGTAGTTCAACCATTTTATAATATGCTCCTTTTTTCTTTAATAAATTTTCTGGGGAATCCTGTTCTAATATTTTTCCATCTTTTAATATTATTATCTTATCTGCTGATGCTACTGTTCTCATACGATGTGCTATAAGCAATACAGTTTTATCTTTTATTAATTTTCCTAGAGCAGACTGAATCAAAGTTTCATTTTCCACATCTAAAGAAGCTGTTGCTTCATCTAATAAAATGATAGGTGCATCTTTTAACAAAGCTCTTGCTATTGATAGTCTTTGTCTTTCTCCTCCAGAAAGTGTTGAGCCATTTTCTCCTATTACAGTATTATATCCTTGTGGAAATCTTTTTATAAATTCATCACATTGTGCTGCTTTAGCTGCATTATAAACCTCTTCATCTGTAGCACTTCTTTTCCCTATCCTTATATTCTCAAGTATAGTGCCATTAAATAGTACCACATCCTGAAAAACTATTGAGAATTTTTCAAGAAGTATTTCTGGGTCTATAGTGCTTATATCAATACCACCTAAAGTTATTTTTCCTTTTGTCACATCCCAGAATCTGGCTGCCAGTTTAACTGCAGTACTTTTTCCTCCTCCTGACTCTCCAGCTAATACAGTTATTTTTCCCTGTTCAGCTGTAAAGGAAATTCCATTTAATACTTTTTCTCCACTATTATATGCAAATTCTACTTTATCAAATACAATATCATAATTATCAATAAAGAATTCCTTCACTCCTTCCTGTATCCTCTGTCCATTCATTTCCTTCATTCTCTTTATAGTCAATAAGGAATTGAATATATCCCCAATTTGTATCAATACTACAGATAAAGGATCATATAACCTTGATGCTGCAAAAAGATACATCAAATATACTAAAAAATCTATTTCTCCTTTTAAAAATAATTTTATTCCTACAAAGGTTACTGCTGCAAAACCTAATCTTAATATTCCCTGAGCTGAAACTATCAATGTTCCAGTTGTCAGTTCAGATAACAGTGATGCTTTTATGATTTTAAAAAAACCTGCATCTAAATCCTGTAAATATTTATCTTCCATATTATATGATTTTATTTCTCTGATATTTTCAAGATATTCCTGTACTTTATCTGAAGCTGCCAGTTTAGCTTCTATTTTTTTCTGTCCCATTCTATCTTGTATAAATTTACTTCCTGTTGTTATTAATATGGCCATTGGAAAAACAAAAAGTGTACTCAAAGCCATTTTCCAATTAACAGTAAATAATCCAACTCCTATTAAAGTTATTGAAATTAAACTTCCAAAAAGTTGTGGAACAGAGTGGGAAAATGTATGTTCAAGCTCTGTACAGTCCCCCATAATTGTAATTGTCAATTCAGAAAGGTCTTTTTTTCCAAAAAATGACAGAGGAAGTTTACGAAGTTTTTCAGCTAAAGCTACCCTTCTATTAGCACTTTCTGAATATGCTGAAAAGTATGTCCTATCATATTGAATTCTATGTGTAACAAATATAATAATTAAAAATAATATTGAATACTCCATATAAACTAAAAGGTTTATTTCATAAGAATCATTTTTTTCTATATATTTCATTAAATCTTTTATTGTTAAGAGCAGTAATCCTGCTGGAAGTATCAGACTCATATTTGCTGCTGCACTGCTTAGTATCCCTTTTTTTAAGTCCTTTTCTCCCTGATCACTTAGAGCAAATATTTCTTTAAGCATTTTTTTCACTTTCCTTTCTAATATCCCATTTTACAGAAGTTTGGTAATTTTTCCACATTTCTGCATACATCCCTTTTATTTCTATAAGCGTATTATGTTTACCTTTTTCAATTACTTTTCCATCTTTTAAAACCAATATCTGATCTGCATTTTTTATTGTAGAGAGTCTGTGGGCTATCATTACTACTGTTTTATTTTTTGTGAGGAATTCTAATGCTGCCTGTATCTTATGCTCATTTTCTGGATCTGCAAAAGCTGTTGCCTCATCTAATATTATTATTGGTGAATCTTTTAATATAGCACTGGCAATAGCTATTCTCTGCATCTCTCCACCAGAAAGATATACACCTTTTGCTCCAATTATTGTTTCTATTCCATCAGGAAATTTTTTTATTATTTCTTCACACTGTGCTGCTTTTACAGCTTCCATTACTTTTTCTAAAGAAGCTTCTGGTTTTGAAATACGAATATTTTCTAAAATACTTCTTTTAAATAAATGTATATCCTGAAACACAAAAGATATCATTTTCATCAATTCTGATATCTCTATCTCTTTAATATCAATTCCCCCTATAAGAATCTTTCCATCATCTATATCCCAAAATCTTGGTATTAAAGCTGCTGCTGTTGTTTTTCCACTTCCTGATTCTCCAACTAATGCTGTTGCTGTCCCTTGTGGAATAAAAAAACTTACCTTATTTACAGCAGGTTTTTCCTTTCCTTTATATGTAAAAGATACATCACAAAATTCTATAGTATAGTTCTCTGGCAATTTTATTTTTTGGGACTTTTCTAGTTTTTTTTCTTCCAACAAAGAAACTATCCTGTTTACAGACTCATCAGCTACAGATTTTGCTTCTCCTATATACATTATTTTATTTATCATCATTGAACACAGAGGAATAAAAAGAATATAAAATATGAAATTCTGTAAAAATTTCAAAGGATCATATGAACTTTTTATTAATATTATCCCAGCTGGTATTAATAATATAAAAGTTCCATTAATCACAGTTATAAAAGAAGTCATTGGATTTTTAAATTCCTGACAGAATTTTATTACAAATTTTTTATATTCCATTATAGTATCATAAAAACTTTTAAAAGAATAAACAGTTTGTTGAAATACCTTTACTACCGGAATTCCTCTTACATATTCCACTGCTTCATTATTCATTTTTTCCAAAGAATCCTGATACTGTTTTATATATTTTACTGATTCCCCTGTTATTGATTTAAACTGTATAAAAAAACCTATTCCTAAAGGTATCAGACAGATTATTCCCAATCTCCAATCAAATATCAGTAATATTATCGGCATTGCCACAAAAGTTGTTAACGCTCCTGTTAAATCTGGAAGAAGATGTGCTATAAAACTCTCTGTCATTTTAGAATTTTCATCTATTATTTTTCTTAATTTTCCACTTGGGTTATCAATAAAATATCCTAAAGGAAGTTCAGACATATGTCTTAATGCTTTAGATTTCATATTAAACGCAGTATAGAAAGCTGCTATATGAGTGCACATAAGAGCTGCAAAATATACAGTAAATCCTCCTACTGCTGTAAGAAGTGCCCATTGTCCATACTTTATTACTTCTTCTGCATTTATTTTTGATATATCTGTAATTCCTTTCAATACTTCCTGTACAACTTTCCAAAGCAATATAAAAGGACACATCATAATTAATGCACTTATCCCTGACAATATACATCCTGTAATCAGCAAATATTTATGTTTTCCTGCAAAATATATCATCCCTATTTTTTCTTCTTTGAACATATGTATACCTCTTTCTTTTTTTGATAATTCATTGTATTTTATTTTAAAGTATCTTTCTACTCTAAAAAGTTTCATATGCTCCAAAAAGACAATTATTTTTTTACATTCCCATAGCTTCTTTCTATATTATTTCTGTAAATTGAATAATAATTCTCTAAATTTTGTAATATAAAAAATAGGTAGTTTCCTATGTTTCTACCTATTTTTTATAATTACTATTTATAATATTTTACTATCAGAAATTTTCTCTCCATATAAATAATATTGTTTTGGGATTCTCTGACTTGAAAATAAAAGTGGAGATAATGAATATGCATAACTCCCTGCATTAGTAATCTCAATGATATCTCCTATTTGAGCGTGATTTACTTCTGCATTTTCACGAATAACATCTAGTGCTGTACAAAGATTTCCAACAATATTGACCCTTTCTTTTTCAGTTGACTCATTTAATACCCGAACAGCAAATTCATCCTGACATGTATAGAGAGGTTCATAACCTATAGGAATTTCTCCAGCAATTTTATAAATTAGATTTGCTATAGAGGGTCGCATGAATCCATTCATTGCATTTTCCACAATCAAATATTTTTGACCT
This genomic window contains:
- the alr1 gene encoding alanine racemase, with protein sequence MAANSIKMLISEGNLIHNIKHLENKYEKKILPVLKANAYGHDIGMVSEILYNNGYREFAVARLNEAEKILENKKITESRILVFESIGIEFLDIIKNNRSIEVSANTFAELKELIENGISPDNIQLKIDFGFGRNGIVQEDIENLKKYIEEKKLFFKGIYSHLYAVEYEEGVELIEKFTEIVKYLGKDRFQMIHMQNSVGILLFGNCEIMTHLRPGIYIYGLQEEGFFHEGLKQIFRLEGKIAGVRDVSKSRYLAYNLKTTLCEKNFTYAAKIKIGYGEGFFKANEKSYCLINGKPYKILLVTMDNTFIEADELIKEGDNVILYPDVSKIRKDTGLHICEILPAINSRIAREKI
- a CDS encoding amino acid ABC transporter substrate-binding protein, whose product is MKKVLALLTVLMIMIFVGCGKEKETKTTGKVYVIGTNAEYPPFEYLENDKIVGLDPDIIEEFSKRMGFQYKWMNMNFDGLISALQTRKVDIVIAGMSVSEERKKFINFSTPYISPAMCYIALKTSPMVSLEDLENKRFGIELGTTEEDIVKKVPGAVIVPFSGHTAALFALKAGKIDSMLLDATVAKKYLESNPDLKTVVTVEGENKAMAFNIEDVELKDKFDKVLKEMMTDGTIDKLKAKHGI
- a CDS encoding ABC transporter ATP-binding protein, with amino-acid sequence MLKEIFALSDQGEKDLKKGILSSAAANMSLILPAGLLLLTIKDLMKYIEKNDSYEINLLVYMEYSILFLIIIFVTHRIQYDRTYFSAYSESANRRVALAEKLRKLPLSFFGKKDLSELTITIMGDCTELEHTFSHSVPQLFGSLISITLIGVGLFTVNWKMALSTLFVFPMAILITTGSKFIQDRMGQKKIEAKLAASDKVQEYLENIREIKSYNMEDKYLQDLDAGFFKIIKASLLSELTTGTLIVSAQGILRLGFAAVTFVGIKLFLKGEIDFLVYLMYLFAASRLYDPLSVVLIQIGDIFNSLLTIKRMKEMNGQRIQEGVKEFFIDNYDIVFDKVEFAYNSGEKVLNGISFTAEQGKITVLAGESGGGKSTAVKLAARFWDVTKGKITLGGIDISTIDPEILLEKFSIVFQDVVLFNGTILENIRIGKRSATDEEVYNAAKAAQCDEFIKRFPQGYNTVIGENGSTLSGGERQRLSIARALLKDAPIILLDEATASLDVENETLIQSALGKLIKDKTVLLIAHRMRTVASADKIIILKDGKILEQDSPENLLKKKGAYYKMVELQNQNLNWKVKE
- a CDS encoding ABC transporter ATP-binding protein, translating into MKLFRVERYFKIKYNELSKKERGIHMFKEEKIGMIYFAGKHKYLLITGCILSGISALIMMCPFILLWKVVQEVLKGITDISKINAEEVIKYGQWALLTAVGGFTVYFAALMCTHIAAFYTAFNMKSKALRHMSELPLGYFIDNPSGKLRKIIDENSKMTESFIAHLLPDLTGALTTFVAMPIILLIFDWRLGIICLIPLGIGFFIQFKSITGESVKYIKQYQDSLEKMNNEAVEYVRGIPVVKVFQQTVYSFKSFYDTIMEYKKFVIKFCQEFKNPMTSFITVINGTFILLIPAGIILIKSSYDPLKFLQNFIFYILFIPLCSMMINKIMYIGEAKSVADESVNRIVSLLEEKKLEKSQKIKLPENYTIEFCDVSFTYKGKEKPAVNKVSFFIPQGTATALVGESGSGKTTAAALIPRFWDIDDGKILIGGIDIKEIEISELMKMISFVFQDIHLFKRSILENIRISKPEASLEKVMEAVKAAQCEEIIKKFPDGIETIIGAKGVYLSGGEMQRIAIASAILKDSPIIILDEATAFADPENEHKIQAALEFLTKNKTVVMIAHRLSTIKNADQILVLKDGKVIEKGKHNTLIEIKGMYAEMWKNYQTSVKWDIRKESEKNA